The genomic window GCAGGGCCGCTGCGCGGCGCGGGTGAAGTGCGCCGGCAGGCGGCTGCGACCTAGGATTTCGCCATGGGGGTTACGGTTCTCGCTGCGGGCGATGCCGGTTACGTGGCCGGCGAGTTGGCCTTCGACTTCGGCGTTCCACTGATCGGGTTGGTCTGCCTGATCATCGGTGTGTGGGGTCGCGCACGCAACCGTCGCCAACCGCGGCTGGCCTACCCACCGCCGGGACCGCCGCCGTGGGGGTACCCGGGCGCCGGATACCCGGGGCCCGGGTACCCGCCTCGGCCGTACCCCGGGTATCCGCCCTATCCGCCACCGCCGCGCCCTACTGGCAATTCGGGCACCGCGCTCATCATCATCGGGGCGGTGTTGCTGACGTTCGGAATCGTCGGCAACGTCGTCCGAGTAGCCGGGGACATGGCCGGCAAGTCGCTCCGCGGCGCGACGGACACCTCGATACAGGTGGGCGAGTGCATCACCCAAAAGGACTATGCCGCACAGTTGTTCAGCTCACGGCCGGCAAACGACTGCGGCAACCCGGCAAACGTCGATGAACTCGCGTACAAAGGCGGTGCTTCGGCGACGTGCCCGGACGGCAAGCGCGAGCACTCCACCTATGACCACTATTCCGACGGCTCCACCATCCTGTGTTTTTCGCTCAACCTCAAACAGGGCCAGTGCTACAGGTTGGAGGGCGACATCCAAAGTCCGCGAGTGCGCCTGGCCGACTGCAATGACGTCGCGCCCGGGCTGATCAAAGTCGTCCAGCGCATCGACGGGAGCACGGACAAGACGCGGTGCCCGGCGGAGACCAGCGGGGGCAGCTATCCCACTCCCCCGGTCGTTTACTGCTTGGCGAAGGTCAGCCCCTAGCTATTGCACGACGGTGATGGGGTGCACCTGCAGTGTGCAGGCGTCGATGTCGGCGGGCACGGTCAACACCACGTTGGTGTCGGGCGGATTGACGCGCAGCTCGGTGTAGGTGGGGCACGGGTTACCGCCGGCGTCGGTCGCCATGCCCTCCACGACGGCCTGCCCCTGCGACGAAATCGACAGGGTGACCACCGGCGGGGATTCGACGCCATTCGGCAATCCCCCCAGGTAGCCGCGCAGCGAGGGCTTGGCCTGAATATCCGGCCCGCCTGCCCCGGATTGAACGACGGGATAACCGGCGAGCGTGCACGGGTCCGCGCCGCCGGCGAGGCTGAACGTGAGCGTCACTGCCCGGTGCCCCACCGCCGCCTGCGTCGGCGATGCGCTGACGGCGACCTGCTCGCCCCGGCACGGCGTGGCCTGG from Mycobacterium shigaense includes these protein-coding regions:
- a CDS encoding LppU/SCO3897 family protein, which codes for MGVTVLAAGDAGYVAGELAFDFGVPLIGLVCLIIGVWGRARNRRQPRLAYPPPGPPPWGYPGAGYPGPGYPPRPYPGYPPYPPPPRPTGNSGTALIIIGAVLLTFGIVGNVVRVAGDMAGKSLRGATDTSIQVGECITQKDYAAQLFSSRPANDCGNPANVDELAYKGGASATCPDGKREHSTYDHYSDGSTILCFSLNLKQGQCYRLEGDIQSPRVRLADCNDVAPGLIKVVQRIDGSTDKTRCPAETSGGSYPTPPVVYCLAKVSP
- a CDS encoding DUF4232 domain-containing protein, which encodes MPIETGDQATPCRGEQVAVSASPTQAAVGHRAVTLTFSLAGGADPCTLAGYPVVQSGAGGPDIQAKPSLRGYLGGLPNGVESPPVVTLSISSQGQAVVEGMATDAGGNPCPTYTELRVNPPDTNVVLTVPADIDACTLQVHPITVVQ